GCGCCCCGATGCCGAAACCACGCTCGTCATTCAGGATCGACAGCGTCGTGGACACCGCCGGCCAGTTGAGCAGGGGTTCACCCATGCCCATGAATACGATGTTGGTCGGTTTGTCCGCCGGATTCCGGATCACGATTTCCCGCACCTGGGCGGCGATCTCGGCCGGCGTGAGATTGCGGCGGAACCCCATCCGCCCGGTGGCGCAGAAGACGCACCCAAGTGCACAGCCTGCCTGTGACGAGATGCAGAGCGTCCGGCGCGTCCCGCTCGGGATCAGCACCGACTCGATCGCCTCCTGATCGGCCAGACGCCACAGGTACTTCTGGGTTCCGTCCTGCGAGACCTGGTGCGACGCTACCTCGAGTCTCGTCAGGGGCAGGGCTGTCTCGAGATCGACTCGGAGGCTGGCGGGAAGTTCGGTGGCGTCATTCCAGGCGCCGATCGGGTTGAGCCAGAGACGTCGCGCAATCTGCTCGGCACGGTAGCTGGGAAGACCGCGCTCACGGACCCACCGCTCCACCCGCGCGTAGCCCTCGGATGGTGCCAGGTCCAGGATCGAATCAGCCATGGATGAAAGGTAACCGGATCAGCGACGGTCCCGCCCGGGAAACGAGCTAACTTACCGTGTCGCAATCGCTTGCCGCCGGCCGTGCTGGGGCGTTACGTTTGCACGGATATGGCGAAAGATCCTGCCGTCGAGACGGCCCTCCGAACTCACCGCGCTGGTTCCCTCAATCGATCCCATCTCGGAGCAACTGTTCGTCTGGCCGGCTGGGTGCACCGCCGACGGGACCTGGGTGGACTGATTTTCATCGATCTCCGTGACCGCGACGGGATCGTGCAGCTGTCGTTGAGCCCTGATTGGACGTCACCCGAGGTGATGACTCGCGCCGGCATGGCCGGGGCGGAAACGGTCGTTCTGGCCACTGGACGGGTGGAGCTGCGCCCCAACCCGGCCCGCGACGAGTCGATGGCGTCCCGCGAGGTTGAAGTGTATGTCACCGACCTCACCATCGTCGGCCCGGCCGAAACGCCGATCATTCCTGTGGCTCGCAAAGAGAACGAGGAACTGGCGGCCGAGGATCTGCGCCTCAAGCACCGGATTCTCGACCTCCGGCGTCCGGAACTCACGGCCAATCTCGTGATGCGCCACCGGCTGGCGCAGCGCGCGCGCCAGACCCTCACTGAGCTTGGCTTTCTCGAAGTCGAGACCCCGATCCTCACCAAGCCCACCCCGGAAGGCGCCCGTGACTATCTGGTGCCCTCGCGCGTGCATCCGGGAGAGTTCTATGCCTTGCCCCAGTCGCCGCAGATCTACAAACAGCTGCTGATGGTGGCCGGGTATGACCGGTATTTTCAGATCGCGCGCTGTTTCCGGGACGAGGATCTCCGCGCCGATCGTCAGCCCGAGTTTACCCAGATCGATCTCGAAGCGTCGTTCGTTGACGCCGAGGACGTGATGGGCTTCATCGAGGCGGTACTGGTGGCGCTCTGGGACGAATCAGGCCATGCCATTCCGCGGCCGTTTCTTCGACTCTCACACGCGGAGGCGATGGAGCGGTTCGGGATCGACAAGCCGGACCTTCGTTACGGCCTCGAACTGGCCGACTACACCGCGGCCCTTGGCGCCGATCGGGCCCCGTTTTTGGCCGAGGCGGGGCAGAACGGGAGCCGCTTCCGTGGCGTGATCGTTCCGGAAGCCACCGCGCTTGCTCGGAAGGACTTCGATACCCTGACGGCTGTGGCCAAGGGCGCCGGGGCCGGAGGGCTGGTCTGGCTCAAGCGGGGTGCGGATGGCTGGGAAGGGCAGGGCGCCAAGGCCGTAGGCCCATCGTTCCTGGCAACGCTTGCCGGGCAACCCGGCGATGCCTTCCTCGCGGTGGTTGGTGCGGATACGGTGACCTCGCCCGCGCTCCACGCGGTGCGCATGGCGGTGATTCAGCGGCTCGGTCTGACGCCTACGACACCGCACGCTTTTCTCTGGGTCGTCGATTTCCCGCTCTTCGAGCCTGATCCCCAGACCGGCCAGCACATTTTTGTGCATCACCCGTTCACCTCGCCGCATCCGGACGACATTCCGTTTCTGGAAACCGACCCGGGACGCTGCCGGGCGATCCACTACGACGCCGTGTACAACGGGAACGAGTTGGGGAGCGGGTCGATCCGTATTACCGATCCCGCGCTGCAGGCCAGGGTCTTTGCGCTGCTCGGTGTCGACGCCGATGAGCAGCGCCGACGCTTCGGGTTTCTACTCGATGCGCTGGGGGCTGGGTCGCCGCCGATGGGGGGCTTTGCGATCGGTTTCGATCGGGTCGCCATGCTCCTGGCCGGGGCGACCTCATTGCGGGATGTGATTGCTTTTCCCAAGACGACGGCCGCGCGCGCCTTGTTCGAAGGCGCTCCGACACGGGTCAATCCGCGAGATCTCGAGGCGTTGTCGATCACCGTTGCCGGCCCGGGCCGGTCGTAGTGCAGACGGAGAAACGGACCAAGATGGCGGACGAGACCGTCCAGCGATTCGGTACCGAAGGCGCGGATCCGCTGCTGCTGGCGGGGGTCAACGACGCCAACCTCGTCGAACTCGGGCGCATCCTCGGCGTTCGCGCGGCGCTTCGCGGCGATGTGCTGACGGTAAGTGGTCCGGCTGAGCAGGTCGAACGCGCCGGGGCTGTGGTGCAGGGACTCGTCGACCTGGTGCGGATGGGCGAGGAGGTCGCGCCGGACATGCTCGTCCGGATGGTGCAGGACGGGGCGTTGCCCGCTGACCTGGCAGCTCCGGGTGAGGGTCGCATTCTGCTGCCCGGGGTCCGGCGCGCCATTCTTCCCAAGACCCAGGGGCAGCGCGATTACCTCGAGGCCATTGCGCAGCATGATGTCGTGGTCGGGATTGGACCTGCGGGTACCGGGAAGACCTATCTTGCTGTAGCCAAGGCCGTGGAGGCGCTGGCCCGGAAGCGGGTGCGTCGGATCATCCTGGCCCGCCCCGCCGTCGAAGCTGGTGAGTCGCTCGGGTTCTTGCCCGGCGATCTGCAGGCCAAGGTCGATCCGTACCTGCGCCCGCTCTACGATGCGCTCGAAGACATGATGCCGCACGATCGAGTGCAAAAGGCCATCGAGAGCCGGACCATCGAGATCGCCCCCCTCGCCTACATGCGCGGGCGCACCCTGGCGGACGCGTTCATCATCCTCGATGAAGCCCAGAACGCGACAGGTGCGCAGATGAAGATGTTCCTGACCCGCCTGGGCGTGAACAGCAAAGTCGTTGTCACGGGCGACAAGACCCAGGTCGACCTTCCGAAACGCGAGGATTCCGGGCTGATTCAGATCGAGCGGATCCTGCTCGGGATCGACGGCCTCGCTTTCTGTTACCTGACCGAAGCCGACGTGGTCCGCCATCGGCTGGTTCGCGAGATCATTCGTGCCTACGCGGAAGACCAGAGCGGCTGAGCCGCCCGCCCCCGTCGTGGTGCGGGGCAATCACGCCCCGCTCGCGCGGCGTCGAGTCGAGGCTGCGGTCCGGCTGGTACTCCAGCGCGAGCGGGTTCAGGCTGCCATTGCCGTCACGTTCCTCGGACCGACCCGGATGCGAGCGCTCAATCGTCGCTGGAAGGGCCACGATCGGCCGACGGATGTCCTCGCCTTTGCCTTGCCGCAACGGGACGGCAGTCTCGTCGGAGACATCTTCGTCTGCCGGGCGGTTGCCAAGGCCGAAGCTGCGGCACGCGGTCTGTCACTGCGCGAAGAGCTGCTGCGGCTCGTCATCCACGGAACGCTGCATGTCGCAGGCCATGATCACCCCGACGACGAGCGCCGGGTTCGGTCGCCGATGTGGCGGAGACAGGAGCGATACCTCGCGTGTCTGGTCTGATCGCCGCGCTGCAACTCGGAGTCGCCCCGCTGCTTGCGGGGATGTTCACGCTGTGGGCGGCGCTGATCGGTCTTGCCTCCGAAGGCGATGTTGGCCTGCCTCGGCTGCTGGCGCCGACCGGTGCCGCGGACGCCGGACAACTTTCGCCGGCCCGCGCCCTCCATGTGACTCACCTCGCCCTGATGATGATCGCGGCATTCTTTGCCGGGCTGGCGCTTGCCTGGTGGGCCTGGCCGTTTCCACAGGCGCTGGTCAGACTGGCACTTGGCGTGCTGTTCGTCTGGGTCGTGGGCGATCTGCTGCCGCGCCTCTGGGCCAGCAATGAGCCGGATCTCGTCCGGGTCGATGGCCGCATCGCCACGACCACGCTGGCCGTGTTCGCGCCGATGCTGCGATTCGTCGCCTGGGCGGATCGCGGGGGTCGTCCGCTCGACGAACTCCCCTCCGCGCGCAGCTCTCACCACGATGTGCGCGACCGTCTCTCCGGCGTCTTCAGTCTGCGCGACATGACCGTCGAGGAGGTCATGACGCCGCGGATGGACGTTTTCACGGTCGATCTCTCAGCCACTGGCGCGCAGCTGCTCGAGACGCTTCGGGCTGCCGAGCATTCCCGTCTGGTGGTCGTCGACGGCGATCCGGACAATGTCGTTGGCGTGATCTACGCCAAGGATCTGCTCGCCAGTCCCGGGCATCGCGAAGCTGCCGATTGGCACTCTCTGGTGCGCCAGGTCGAGTTTGTCCCGGAGGCCAAACGCCTCGACCGCCAGCTGCGCGACTTCCAGCGCGGCGGCGCTCATCTGGTGGTGGTCGTCGACGAGTTCGGCGGTACGGCGGGGATCGTGACGCTGGAAGATGTACTCGAGCAGATCGTGGGCGAGATTCAGGACGAATACGACACCGACGAAGCGGTCCCGATCCAGCCGACGCCCGAAGGCGCCTGGATTGTCCAGGGCAGCGTTCCGCTCGCCGACCTGGAAGCCGAACTGGATCATCACTTCGACCGCGAGGACGTCGGAACGGTCGGAGGCCTCGTCCTCGCCCTGGTCGGGCGGGTGCCCCGTGCGGGCGATTCGCTCATCGCCGGCGAGTACGTTCTGACGATCGACCAGGTGGCCCGCCGCCGGGTGCGCAGGGTGACCGTACGGCGGATTCTTGCCGCGCCCTCGGCGACGCCGTCCCCGGAGGCAGGGGCATGATCTGGGCTGCCGTCGCCGTCGGCTTTGTGCTGACCGTGTTCGGGGTCGCGGCCTCGGCCGCGCTGATTACCGTGAGCCGAGCCGATCTGGCCGACGCGGTGTCCCGCCGACTCCGCGGAGCGGCCGAATCCCTCGACTGGCTGCGCGATGCCGAGCGCGAGCTGGCCGCCGCCACCGCGACCACCGGATTGGGTATTGCCGTGCTGGCCGTGGGCTTGTCCGGTCTGGTCGATTGGATCACCGGTGATTTGCCGCTCTGGGGTGTGCTCGTCCTCCTGATCGGCGTTGCGCTGCCCTTCGTGCTGATGAGCGGCTACGTGCTCCCCCGGTGGCTGACCGCGCAGCGCGCCAGCCGCGCAGCCGACCTGTTCCGACCGATTCTCCGACCCTGGTCGCGTATGGTGGCCTGGGTGCTGCCGGAGCTCAAGAAGCGTCCCGTGGCCGACGTGCGGGCCCTCTGGCGTGAAGGCGCGGCAGGGGCGCTGACCGAAACGGATGAGCTGGTGATGGTCAGCAACGTGATTACCTTTGCGCAGCGACCGATCCGTGAGGTAATGACGCCACGGACCAACCTCGCCGCCATCCCCGAAGGCGCCCAGTACGACGAGATCCATGCTGCGTTCGTGCAGAGCGGCTACAGCCGCCTGCCGGTCTATCGCGGCACCATCGACGATGTCGTCGGTATGGTGCACGTCTTCGACCTCTTCAAGATCACGCCAGCCGATCCCGTGCCGGTCCGCCCGATCGGGGCGGCGCCGGCCAGTCGCACCTCGGGCGATGTGCTGCTCGACATGCAGCGGGAACGCCGGCATCTGACCGTCGTGCTGGACGAGTTCGGCGGGACCTTGGGGATCGTGACCCTGGAAGACCTGCTGGAAGCAATGGTCGGCGAGATCTTCGACGAGAACGACGAGACCGCCGAGCGCCGGATCCCGGATAGTGCGCAGCCGTTCGAGACCGACGGCGGCGCCAGTCTCGATCAGGTCGAACAGCGCTTTGGCGTGGTCCTCCCGGATGGGCCGTCTCGTTCGATCGGGGGGCGGCTGGTCGAGTTGCTCGGGCGGTTTCCGCGCGCCGGCGAGCGGCTTCGCTTGAGCGGACTCGAGTTCGATATCCTGGCCGTCTCGCCCACCCGGATCGATCGGCTCGTTGTTCGCCGGATCGGGGCCGATCCCATCACCCTCGACCCGCCCGGATCGTGAAGAACGCCGCGGAAGAGCTGCTGGCGCTCTGGCGGACGGGGCGGATCGACGAGTTCCTGGCACGGTCGGACGAACTCGATCCTGCGGACCTTGCTGACGTTCTGGCCGCGGCTGCCGATGATGAGCGGATCGCGATCGTCAAACGGCTGCCCGCCTCGTTGTCAGGGTCGGCGCTCTGGGAAATGCCGGCGGAGGAGCATGCGGGCGAAACGCTCGCGGCGCTGGAGCCGGCCCAGGCGGCAGGGATCGTCGAGGAATTGCCCGACGACGACGCCGCCGACCTGCTGGCGGATCTCGAACCGGAAGACCGCGCCAGGATCCTCGCGCACGTCGGTGATCCGGAACAACGGGACGAGGTCGTCGAGCTGCTGCAGTACGACTCGGAGTCCGCCGGTGGTCTGATGACCACCCGGGTGGTCACCGTACTCGACTCGGCGACCGTGGGGCAGGCGCTCGATGAAATCCGGCAGCAGGCCGAGGAGGTCGAAGAGTTCTCGGAGGCATACGTGGTGACCCCGCTCGGGCGACTGGTCGGCGTCATGACTTTCAAACGGCTGGTGCTTTCGTCACCCGGACGACCGGTTCGGGAGGCGATGGAGGAGCACGAAGTCACGGTTCGTCCCGAAACCGACCAGGAAGAAGTCGCGCGCTTAATGGCGCGGTACAATGTGTCGAGCATCCCCGTGGTAAGTGCCGATGATCGGTTGCTTGGGCGCATCACCTTCGACGACGTACTCGACGTTGGCGAGGCCGAGGCCACCGAGGATATGCTTCGCTTCGGTGGTGTCTCGGCAGACGAAGACCTGCGCGCAGGGTGGACGGAAGCGGTGCGCAGCCGACTACCCTGGCTGCTCGTCAACATGGTAACGGCGTACGTAGCTGCCATGGTGCCGCTGTATTTCGATACGACGATCGAGCGGATCAGTTTTGTGGCCGCCTACATGGGGATGGTCGCCGGTATGGGCGGTAATACCGGGACCCAGGCACTGGCCGTGAACGTCCGACGGCTGGCCCTCGGCCTGATCGATTTCAATCAGTTCGGCAGCGTGATCCGGAAGGAACTGGCAGTGGGGGCCGCCAATGGTTTCGTCGTTGGCATCCTGGCGGGAGCAGGGGCCGGGCTGATCCAGCGCAACGCGCTGTTCGGAGTTGCCGTCTTCATCACCATGAACGCGAACCTGGTCGTTGCCGGATTCGCGGGCGCGTTCATCCCGCTCTTGCTCAAGCGGGTCGGCGTCGACCCGGCGCTGGCTTCCTCGGTGTTCGTCACCACCCTTACCGACATCTGCGGCTTCTTTCTCCTGCTCGGCCTGTCGACGGCGCTCTTGCTCTGACCCGGGGCTCAGCGGCCAAACGGGCGGTTCGCGCCGGGCGAAATTCGCGCGTAATTCGTGGTCTGGCAGCAACTTGCGGTGGGTCCCCCGGGGTGCGACTTTGAGAGCATGGCCGGTACTCCGTTGCCCCAGGATCTTTCTCTGTCCCAGCCCGCGCACCTCGCGCGCGCGATTTCCATCGTCGAGAATGGCCGGCCGGGGTTTGAGCAGCTCCTCGGGTCGATCCATGCCAAGCTCGGGCGGGCGCATCGGATCGGGATCACCGGGCCCCCGGGGGCGGGAAAGTCGACGCTGACCCATCAGCTGGCGGCCCACTACCGCAAGCAGGGTCTGACGGTGGCCATTGTGGCCGTTGACCCGACCAGTCCGTTCACAGGTGGGGCGTTGCTCGGTGACCGAATCCGGATGGAACAGGTTGCGCTCGACCCAGGCGTTTTCATTCGCTCGATGGCGACGCGTGGCTCGCTCGGTGGCCTGGCAACCACGACGCGCGAAGCCTGTGACGTGCTCGATGCGGCTGGCTTCGATCGGATCCTGATCGAGACGGTCGGCGTCGGCCAGTCGGAGCTGGACGTTGCCAAGATGGCCGACACCACCATCCTGGTGCTGGTCCCGGAATCGGGCGACGGCATTCAGACGCTCAAGTCGGGCGTGATGGAAATCGCGGACGTGTTCGTCGTCAACAAGGCGGACCGGCCAGGGGCAGGGAAGTTGCAGATGGAAATCGACGTGACGCTCGGGATCCGGAAGGGCAACGCTTTCCGTCGCATCAAGTCACATCATGGCGCGTCGTTGCGGTCGGTCGGCGCGGTTGAGACAGCTCCCAATGGGCCCCCTGCGTGGGAACCGCCGGTGCTGCTCGCCACGGCGGCCGAGGGAACCGGTATCGTCGAGGTTGCCGATGCGATCGGGCGGCACCGTGCGAGTATGGAGACGACGGGGGAACTGGCTACCCGACGCCGTCGTCGCCTGCAGCTGCGTGCCCGGGAGGTCATCAGCCGCGCCGTCGAACGCTGGATCTGGAATGAGTCGGAAACCAACGCCATCATCGAGCGGCACACCGACGATATGGTGGCCGGTCGGATCAGTCCCTATGACTTGGCGGCCGAGGTGGTCGCTGGCATGAAGGAGGGAGCCCGGGTATGACGGACACGCAAGGACCCTCGGCCGCGGATCTCGCGGTTCGGCTCGCCGAGCGCGAGCGCGAGTTGGCGGCACTGACGCGCGAAGTCGAGAGGTGGCGGGCCGAGTACGGCCGCCTGCCACTGCGGAAAGACGGCAACTTCACTTCGATTTCGGGACGCAGCGTCGAACCCGTCTACACGCCGGGCGATCTGGTCGACACGCTTGGCGCGGAAGGCGCCTTGCCGGGGCAGTTCCCCTTTACCAGGGGCATCCATCCCACGATGTATCGCGGCAAGCTGTGGACCATGCGGCTGTTTGCCGGCTTCGGGACCGCGATCGACACCAACAAGCGATACAAGTTCCTGCTGGAACGCGGCCAGACGGGTCTGTCGGTCGCGTTCGACTTCCCGACCTTGATGGGTTACGACTCCGATCATCCGAGGTCGGAGGGCGAGGTCGGCAAGTGTGGCGTGGCCATCTCGAGCCTGGCCGATATGGAAACCCTCTTCGACGGGATTCCGCTCGATCAGGTCTCCACCTCGATGACCATCAATGGTCCGGCCTCGATGCTCTGGTGCTTCTACCTGGCGGCGGCCGAGAAGCAGGGCGTCGACCTCCAGAAGCTGCAGGGCACTGTTCAGAATGACATGCTGAAGGAGTACCAGGCGCAGCACGCCTGGCTCTACCCGGTCGAACACGCCATGAAGATCGTGGTCGACATGTTCGAATGGGGCGCTCGTCACGCCGGGAAGTGGAATACCATCTCGATCTCGGGATATCACATCCGCGAAGCGGGCGCGACGGCCGCGCAGGAGCTGGCCTTTACGCTTGCCAACGGCTTCAGCTACGTCGAGCACGGCATGCAGCGCGGACTCGCGGTCGATAGCTTCGCACCGCGCCTGTCGTTCTTCTGGGACGTGCACAACGACTTCTTCGAGGAAATCGCCAAGATGCGCGCGGCCCGCCGCGTCTGGGCCCGCCGGCTGCGCGATCGCTACGGTGCGCGCGACGATCGCAGCATGAAGATGCGGTTCCACTGCCAGACTGCCGGTGTCAGTCTGACCGCCCAGCAGCCCATGAACAATGTGGTGCGCGTTGCCTATCAGGCCATGGCGGCCGTGCTGGGGGGCACCCAGTCGCTCCATACCAATGCCTTCGACGAAACCCTGGCGCTTCCAACCGAAGAGTCGGTACGGATTGCCCTTCGGACCCAGCAGATCCTGGCGTACGAAACCGGGGTTGCCAACGTGATCGATCCGCTGGGCGGCTCGTACTACATCGAAGCGCTGACCGATGCGATGGAGCGGGAGGCCGAAGGCCTCTTTGCCGAGATCGACGCCCAGGGCGGAGTCGTTGCCGCGGTCGAGAAGGGCTGGTTCCAGCGCCAGATTGCGGCGTCGGCATCACGGTTTCAGGACGAAGTCGATTCGGCCCACCGGCCGGTGGTCGGCGTCAATGCCTTTGTCGAAGACGAGCCGGATCGCCCGCTTGAGTTGCTTCGGATCGGCGCCGAGGCGGATGAAACGCAGCGAGTGCGGCTGGGGCGGTTGCGTGCCGAGCGGGATAACGAACAGGTTGCCCGTTCGCTCGACACGCTGACCCAGGCCGCGCGTGAGGATCAGAACGTGATTCCAGCGATGCTCGACTGTGCTCGTTCCTACTGTACGCTGTACGAGATTCGCTACGCGCTCGAGAAAGTATACGGCGCGTATCGTGAGCCGGTCTTCTTCTAGAGCTCTCCCTATGCCTGAAGCTGAAACCATGTCTCGACCCATTCGTGTGCTGGTGGCCAAGCCCGGCCTGGACGGCCACGATCGCGGCGCCAAAGTCGTGGCGGCCGCGCTCCGCGACGCCGGTATGGAAGTGATCTATACCGGCCTGCATCAGACGCCTGAGATGATTGCAACGGCCGCCGTGCAGGAGGACGTCGACGTCGTCGGACTCTCCATTCTGTCTGGTGCGCATATGACCCTCTTCCCCCGGGTGCGCAAACTGCTGGTCGAGGCCGGTCGACCCGACATCCTCGTTACCGGCGGCGGGATCATCCCCGCCGATGATGCGGACGAACTGCATCGCCAGGGAATCGGCAAGCTCTTCGGGCCTGGCACCCCGTTGTCCGATCTGGTCGACTATATCAATGGCTGGGCTGCCGAACACCTCGATCGGTAACGCAGTTCCTCTCACTTTCCGTCGAATCAGGACGTTGTTTTGACCACCAAGTCTTCGAAGCCCTCTGGCCCGGCCGACTCGGCCAAGCGGTCCCGTTTGCGGGAGCTGACCGCTGAATACCGTACCCTCGCGGACAAGCTTCGTGCTGGTGGCGGCCCCGAGCGGGTGGCAAAAATGCATGCGCAGGGCAAGCTCTCCCCGCGCGAACGGGTCGCGGCATTGCTCGATCCGGGCAGCCCCTGGGTCGAGACCGGACTGCTGGTGGCCTACGACCGATATGATGGTCAGGCGCCGGGGGCCGGTGTCATTACCGGCGTCGGAGTGGTCGAGGGACGGGAAGTCGTCGTCGTCGCGAACGATGCGACGGTCAAGGCGGGCTCGTGGTGGCCGGAGACGATCGGCAAGATTCTCCGGGCCCAGGAGATCGCGATGCGGCAGCGTATCCCGATCATCTATCTGGTCGACAGCGCCGGTGTCAACTTGCCCTACCAGGGCGGCGTCTTCCCGGGCCAGTACGGAGCGGCGCGAATCTTCTATTACAACTCCATCATGCG
The Gemmatimonadales bacterium genome window above contains:
- the rlmN gene encoding 23S rRNA (adenine(2503)-C(2))-methyltransferase RlmN, translated to MADSILDLAPSEGYARVERWVRERGLPSYRAEQIARRLWLNPIGAWNDATELPASLRVDLETALPLTRLEVASHQVSQDGTQKYLWRLADQEAIESVLIPSGTRRTLCISSQAGCALGCVFCATGRMGFRRNLTPAEIAAQVREIVIRNPADKPTNIVFMGMGEPLLNWPAVSTTLSILNDERGFGIGARHITVSTVGIVPGMEALRQRPEQFRLAISLHSPHPEERLALMPIEKKYPLAEVIEAARKFGRRVTFEYVLIQGRNDRDADADALAHLARSLAAHVNLLPLHPGGSPGLTPSSGNRIRAFADRLRSVGIEAVVRRSRGLDINAACGQLYVELEAKRRRDATAAVGRPG
- the aspS gene encoding aspartate--tRNA ligase — its product is MAKDPAVETALRTHRAGSLNRSHLGATVRLAGWVHRRRDLGGLIFIDLRDRDGIVQLSLSPDWTSPEVMTRAGMAGAETVVLATGRVELRPNPARDESMASREVEVYVTDLTIVGPAETPIIPVARKENEELAAEDLRLKHRILDLRRPELTANLVMRHRLAQRARQTLTELGFLEVETPILTKPTPEGARDYLVPSRVHPGEFYALPQSPQIYKQLLMVAGYDRYFQIARCFRDEDLRADRQPEFTQIDLEASFVDAEDVMGFIEAVLVALWDESGHAIPRPFLRLSHAEAMERFGIDKPDLRYGLELADYTAALGADRAPFLAEAGQNGSRFRGVIVPEATALARKDFDTLTAVAKGAGAGGLVWLKRGADGWEGQGAKAVGPSFLATLAGQPGDAFLAVVGADTVTSPALHAVRMAVIQRLGLTPTTPHAFLWVVDFPLFEPDPQTGQHIFVHHPFTSPHPDDIPFLETDPGRCRAIHYDAVYNGNELGSGSIRITDPALQARVFALLGVDADEQRRRFGFLLDALGAGSPPMGGFAIGFDRVAMLLAGATSLRDVIAFPKTTAARALFEGAPTRVNPRDLEALSITVAGPGRS
- a CDS encoding PhoH family protein, coding for MADETVQRFGTEGADPLLLAGVNDANLVELGRILGVRAALRGDVLTVSGPAEQVERAGAVVQGLVDLVRMGEEVAPDMLVRMVQDGALPADLAAPGEGRILLPGVRRAILPKTQGQRDYLEAIAQHDVVVGIGPAGTGKTYLAVAKAVEALARKRVRRIILARPAVEAGESLGFLPGDLQAKVDPYLRPLYDALEDMMPHDRVQKAIESRTIEIAPLAYMRGRTLADAFIILDEAQNATGAQMKMFLTRLGVNSKVVVTGDKTQVDLPKREDSGLIQIERILLGIDGLAFCYLTEADVVRHRLVREIIRAYAEDQSG
- the ybeY gene encoding rRNA maturation RNase YbeY, translated to MPTRKTRAAEPPAPVVVRGNHAPLARRRVEAAVRLVLQRERVQAAIAVTFLGPTRMRALNRRWKGHDRPTDVLAFALPQRDGSLVGDIFVCRAVAKAEAAARGLSLREELLRLVIHGTLHVAGHDHPDDERRVRSPMWRRQERYLACLV
- a CDS encoding HlyC/CorC family transporter, whose product is MSGLIAALQLGVAPLLAGMFTLWAALIGLASEGDVGLPRLLAPTGAADAGQLSPARALHVTHLALMMIAAFFAGLALAWWAWPFPQALVRLALGVLFVWVVGDLLPRLWASNEPDLVRVDGRIATTTLAVFAPMLRFVAWADRGGRPLDELPSARSSHHDVRDRLSGVFSLRDMTVEEVMTPRMDVFTVDLSATGAQLLETLRAAEHSRLVVVDGDPDNVVGVIYAKDLLASPGHREAADWHSLVRQVEFVPEAKRLDRQLRDFQRGGAHLVVVVDEFGGTAGIVTLEDVLEQIVGEIQDEYDTDEAVPIQPTPEGAWIVQGSVPLADLEAELDHHFDREDVGTVGGLVLALVGRVPRAGDSLIAGEYVLTIDQVARRRVRRVTVRRILAAPSATPSPEAGA
- a CDS encoding HlyC/CorC family transporter; protein product: MIWAAVAVGFVLTVFGVAASAALITVSRADLADAVSRRLRGAAESLDWLRDAERELAAATATTGLGIAVLAVGLSGLVDWITGDLPLWGVLVLLIGVALPFVLMSGYVLPRWLTAQRASRAADLFRPILRPWSRMVAWVLPELKKRPVADVRALWREGAAGALTETDELVMVSNVITFAQRPIREVMTPRTNLAAIPEGAQYDEIHAAFVQSGYSRLPVYRGTIDDVVGMVHVFDLFKITPADPVPVRPIGAAPASRTSGDVLLDMQRERRHLTVVLDEFGGTLGIVTLEDLLEAMVGEIFDENDETAERRIPDSAQPFETDGGASLDQVEQRFGVVLPDGPSRSIGGRLVELLGRFPRAGERLRLSGLEFDILAVSPTRIDRLVVRRIGADPITLDPPGS
- the mgtE gene encoding magnesium transporter translates to MKNAAEELLALWRTGRIDEFLARSDELDPADLADVLAAAADDERIAIVKRLPASLSGSALWEMPAEEHAGETLAALEPAQAAGIVEELPDDDAADLLADLEPEDRARILAHVGDPEQRDEVVELLQYDSESAGGLMTTRVVTVLDSATVGQALDEIRQQAEEVEEFSEAYVVTPLGRLVGVMTFKRLVLSSPGRPVREAMEEHEVTVRPETDQEEVARLMARYNVSSIPVVSADDRLLGRITFDDVLDVGEAEATEDMLRFGGVSADEDLRAGWTEAVRSRLPWLLVNMVTAYVAAMVPLYFDTTIERISFVAAYMGMVAGMGGNTGTQALAVNVRRLALGLIDFNQFGSVIRKELAVGAANGFVVGILAGAGAGLIQRNALFGVAVFITMNANLVVAGFAGAFIPLLLKRVGVDPALASSVFVTTLTDICGFFLLLGLSTALLL
- the meaB gene encoding methylmalonyl Co-A mutase-associated GTPase MeaB, with protein sequence MAGTPLPQDLSLSQPAHLARAISIVENGRPGFEQLLGSIHAKLGRAHRIGITGPPGAGKSTLTHQLAAHYRKQGLTVAIVAVDPTSPFTGGALLGDRIRMEQVALDPGVFIRSMATRGSLGGLATTTREACDVLDAAGFDRILIETVGVGQSELDVAKMADTTILVLVPESGDGIQTLKSGVMEIADVFVVNKADRPGAGKLQMEIDVTLGIRKGNAFRRIKSHHGASLRSVGAVETAPNGPPAWEPPVLLATAAEGTGIVEVADAIGRHRASMETTGELATRRRRRLQLRAREVISRAVERWIWNESETNAIIERHTDDMVAGRISPYDLAAEVVAGMKEGARV
- a CDS encoding methylmalonyl-CoA mutase yields the protein MTDTQGPSAADLAVRLAERERELAALTREVERWRAEYGRLPLRKDGNFTSISGRSVEPVYTPGDLVDTLGAEGALPGQFPFTRGIHPTMYRGKLWTMRLFAGFGTAIDTNKRYKFLLERGQTGLSVAFDFPTLMGYDSDHPRSEGEVGKCGVAISSLADMETLFDGIPLDQVSTSMTINGPASMLWCFYLAAAEKQGVDLQKLQGTVQNDMLKEYQAQHAWLYPVEHAMKIVVDMFEWGARHAGKWNTISISGYHIREAGATAAQELAFTLANGFSYVEHGMQRGLAVDSFAPRLSFFWDVHNDFFEEIAKMRAARRVWARRLRDRYGARDDRSMKMRFHCQTAGVSLTAQQPMNNVVRVAYQAMAAVLGGTQSLHTNAFDETLALPTEESVRIALRTQQILAYETGVANVIDPLGGSYYIEALTDAMEREAEGLFAEIDAQGGVVAAVEKGWFQRQIAASASRFQDEVDSAHRPVVGVNAFVEDEPDRPLELLRIGAEADETQRVRLGRLRAERDNEQVARSLDTLTQAAREDQNVIPAMLDCARSYCTLYEIRYALEKVYGAYREPVFF
- a CDS encoding cobalamin B12-binding domain-containing protein, with product MSRPIRVLVAKPGLDGHDRGAKVVAAALRDAGMEVIYTGLHQTPEMIATAAVQEDVDVVGLSILSGAHMTLFPRVRKLLVEAGRPDILVTGGGIIPADDADELHRQGIGKLFGPGTPLSDLVDYINGWAAEHLDR